The Spirochaetota bacterium genome window below encodes:
- a CDS encoding sugar transferase yields the protein MYALIKRIIDITLSLIALICVSPLFIVIVPILRFTGEGEIFFLQPRVGMHKKIFGLMKFATMLKNSPASGTVTTKDDPRVLPLGKFLRKTKMNELPQILNVFKGDMSLVGPRPLTEEVFRYYPKHAQKCIASVRPGVTGLGSIFFRDEESILAASKKNTMKCYREDILPLKGSLEEWYADNRSIRTDMKIIIATAIVILFPRSNIPLAWFAVRDRIEASSLRSYFIRNKERA from the coding sequence ATGTACGCATTGATCAAGCGCATCATCGACATCACCCTTTCGCTCATCGCCCTTATCTGCGTATCACCGCTCTTCATCGTGATAGTCCCGATACTGCGCTTTACCGGCGAGGGCGAAATATTCTTCCTGCAGCCGCGCGTAGGCATGCATAAGAAAATATTCGGCCTCATGAAATTCGCCACCATGCTTAAGAACAGCCCCGCCTCCGGCACAGTCACGACGAAGGATGATCCTCGCGTGCTCCCCCTGGGGAAATTCCTCAGAAAAACGAAAATGAACGAGCTGCCGCAGATACTCAATGTATTCAAGGGCGACATGTCCCTTGTCGGCCCGCGCCCGCTCACCGAGGAAGTGTTCCGCTATTATCCGAAACACGCACAGAAGTGCATTGCATCCGTACGCCCCGGCGTCACGGGCCTGGGCTCGATATTCTTCCGCGATGAAGAAAGCATACTTGCCGCATCGAAAAAGAACACCATGAAATGCTACCGCGAGGACATACTGCCGCTCAAGGGCTCGCTCGAGGAATGGTATGCCGACAACCGAAGCATACGTACCGACATGAAGATAATCATCGCAACAGCCATAGTGATACTGTTCCCGCGCTCGAACATACCGCTCGCCTGGTTCGCGGTACGCGACCGCATCGAGGCATCTTCCCTGCGAAGCTATTTCATCCGTAATAAGGAACGCGCATGA
- a CDS encoding chemotaxis protein CheD, with protein sequence MHEHVIPSHDGTMRHRVTLFSGEHYVTNGSIEIATLLGSCVAACLYDETARVAGMNHFLLANYRYALETPVCMTEAGRYGVHAMELLINALMKRGADRSRLRAKAFGGGAVLDTVEDAERKRDSFMAVGDVNCRFIIEFLRTERIPLVASDLGGLEGRVIHFDTNDHSVYMRRIKRSTTVRVERAEREYWKKSLDEHSGGTAPVVWT encoded by the coding sequence ACGCTCTTCTCCGGTGAACATTACGTCACGAATGGGAGCATTGAGATAGCGACCTTGCTCGGCTCCTGCGTCGCTGCCTGTCTGTACGATGAGACGGCGCGCGTCGCGGGCATGAACCATTTTCTTCTTGCGAATTACCGCTACGCCCTTGAGACACCCGTATGCATGACCGAAGCGGGCCGCTACGGTGTGCATGCGATGGAACTGCTCATCAACGCCCTTATGAAACGCGGGGCCGATCGTTCGCGGCTTCGTGCAAAGGCGTTCGGCGGAGGTGCGGTGCTCGATACGGTGGAGGACGCCGAACGGAAACGCGATTCCTTCATGGCGGTCGGCGATGTGAACTGCCGCTTCATCATCGAATTCCTCCGGACGGAAAGGATACCCCTTGTTGCGTCGGACCTCGGCGGGCTTGAAGGACGAGTCATCCATTTCGACACGAACGATCATTCGGTCTATATGCGGAGGATAAAACGAAGCACTACCGTGCGTGTTGAACGTGCGGAACGGGAGTATTGGAAAAAATCACTTGATGAACATTCCGGTGGTACAGCGCCGGTGGTCTGGACATAG
- a CDS encoding glycosyltransferase family 2 protein — translation MKKEKYDVTLSIVTYNHARTINDILRKAEAALKKDRLRHRIIVVDSASTDGTADLIRREFPRILVIVSANRGYGAGQNIAMRLSMKDSRYHAAINPDITFPPGTIRGLFEYLEKNTDVSLVTPKIVYPDGRLQYLCKLLPTPLDFFVRRLLPLPILLSWINERFEMRASGYRAIMPVPFISGCFMMMRTSALQRSGLFDENYFLFCEDIDLTRRLHQFGTTMFHPSLRATHDHMRKSFLDLKMFFIYLRSTLYYFNKWGWFFDKERKRTNREAMDFLKKMKNGTAR, via the coding sequence ATGAAAAAAGAAAAATACGATGTAACACTTTCCATCGTCACGTATAATCATGCGCGGACGATAAACGACATCCTTCGCAAGGCCGAAGCTGCGCTGAAAAAGGACCGCCTGCGTCATCGCATCATCGTCGTCGACAGCGCTTCTACCGACGGCACGGCGGACCTCATACGCAGGGAATTCCCCCGTATATTGGTCATCGTGAGCGCGAACAGGGGCTACGGCGCCGGGCAGAACATCGCCATGCGCCTGTCGATGAAGGATTCACGCTATCACGCGGCGATAAATCCCGATATTACATTCCCGCCGGGGACGATACGCGGGCTTTTTGAATATCTCGAGAAGAACACTGATGTATCGCTCGTTACACCGAAGATTGTGTACCCCGACGGACGGCTCCAGTATCTCTGCAAACTCCTCCCGACACCGCTCGATTTTTTCGTGCGCAGGCTCTTACCCCTGCCCATCCTGCTTTCATGGATAAACGAACGCTTCGAGATGCGTGCGTCCGGCTACCGCGCGATCATGCCCGTCCCGTTCATTTCCGGCTGCTTCATGATGATGCGCACGAGCGCCCTTCAACGGTCCGGACTTTTCGATGAGAACTACTTCCTCTTCTGCGAGGATATCGATCTCACGCGCAGACTTCACCAGTTCGGCACAACGATGTTCCATCCGTCACTCCGCGCAACGCATGACCATATGCGCAAGTCATTTCTCGATCTGAAGATGTTCTTCATTTACCTCCGATCAACGCTCTATTATTTCAATAAGTGGGGATGGTTCTTCGACAAGGAGCGAAAGAGAACGAATCGCGAGGCGATGGACTTTCTTAAAAAGATGAAAAACGGCACGGCACGATGA
- a CDS encoding NAD(P)-dependent oxidoreductase codes for MIKSGRTVLITGVNGYIGSTLAGQLKKKYSVIGIDRQENANAELAGITYHKADITDRSSIPTAVEKASILIHCAALVHNRSKDLSRENYFRVNVTGTENILSCVKRSLRRIIFLSTISVYGTQNGALDEGAPLIPEEPYAESKIAAENAILTFSKKHAVPATIFRLAPVYGADFLLNLSKRIYLPGKRAFYRIGSGEQRVSLCSVHNAVDIIIRGIEDRKFNGRTFNCADASAYSINDIIRAFQKRYHTRRMPILTIPPALPLALLHIFGIVVPAKAKFYRRQLMKIADDALYDTGALAKTRAVRQWDITRTLANTPGKDG; via the coding sequence ATGATAAAGAGCGGAAGGACAGTACTGATCACCGGCGTGAACGGATATATCGGCTCCACATTGGCCGGGCAGCTGAAAAAGAAATATTCCGTCATCGGTATTGACAGACAGGAGAATGCGAACGCTGAACTTGCCGGCATCACGTATCACAAAGCGGATATTACCGATAGAAGCAGCATACCGACAGCCGTCGAGAAGGCATCCATTCTTATCCACTGCGCAGCGCTCGTGCACAACAGGTCGAAGGACCTCTCGCGTGAGAACTATTTTCGCGTGAACGTAACGGGTACGGAGAACATTCTCTCCTGCGTGAAGCGATCGTTACGCCGCATCATCTTCCTCAGCACGATATCCGTGTACGGCACGCAGAACGGAGCGCTCGACGAAGGCGCACCGCTCATCCCCGAAGAACCCTATGCCGAGAGTAAGATCGCCGCCGAGAACGCCATTCTCACCTTCTCGAAAAAGCATGCCGTACCGGCGACGATATTCCGTCTCGCACCGGTATACGGCGCGGATTTTCTGCTGAACCTTTCCAAACGCATCTATCTCCCCGGGAAACGCGCGTTCTACCGCATCGGCTCGGGCGAACAGCGCGTGTCGCTCTGCTCCGTGCACAACGCCGTCGATATCATCATCCGAGGCATCGAGGACAGGAAATTCAACGGCCGCACCTTCAATTGCGCCGATGCGAGTGCGTACTCCATCAACGATATTATCCGCGCTTTTCAGAAGCGATACCACACACGGAGAATGCCGATACTCACGATACCGCCCGCCCTGCCGCTTGCGTTGTTGCATATCTTCGGTATAGTTGTACCCGCCAAGGCGAAATTCTACCGGCGGCAGCTCATGAAGATAGCGGACGATGCGCTCTACGATACGGGCGCGCTCGCCAAAACACGCGCCGTGCGGCAATGGGATATCACGCGGACGCTCGCGAACACTCCGGGAAAGGACGGCTGA
- a CDS encoding polysaccharide biosynthesis protein, which translates to MNDALLKKVLRRDGSLFTADIARHRTEISNAVENARVLVIGAAGSIGASFVRQILPFAPRALHLVDISENNLVEVVRDVRSSSTPVPDDLKTFAVAMGSDEFHHLLRSEKPYDYTVNFSALKHVRSEKDPFTLMRMYNTNVLAVKRLLDAVPKRSMRKHFSVSSDKAANPASVMGATKVFMERLLLSYADRIPFSTARFANVAFSDGSLLHGFLVRLRKMQPLSAPFDVKRYFISEQEAGELCLLSCFLGKNREIFFPKLSEHDDMYTFSQIAAEVLAFHGYTPLACSSEVEARSRMTERSPSDKRWPCYFFESDTMGEKPFEEFHTADDIIDMDRFTSTGIIVRAEHRDDGVKKAMDSFERIRKKNLWSLDEMITAIRIAVPELSREEKRMNLDQKM; encoded by the coding sequence ATGAACGATGCATTGCTGAAAAAGGTGCTCAGGCGAGACGGTTCGCTCTTTACAGCGGATATCGCGCGGCATCGCACCGAGATTTCCAATGCGGTAGAGAACGCTCGCGTGCTCGTTATCGGCGCGGCTGGCTCCATCGGCGCGAGCTTCGTCAGGCAGATACTCCCGTTCGCCCCGCGCGCGCTCCATCTCGTCGATATCAGCGAGAACAATCTCGTCGAAGTGGTCCGCGATGTGCGCTCATCATCGACACCCGTCCCCGATGATCTTAAGACATTCGCGGTAGCGATGGGGTCGGATGAATTCCATCATCTCCTTCGTTCCGAAAAGCCCTACGATTACACGGTCAATTTCTCGGCGCTCAAACATGTCCGTTCCGAGAAGGACCCATTCACGCTCATGCGTATGTACAACACGAACGTGCTCGCGGTGAAAAGGCTCCTCGATGCCGTGCCGAAAAGGAGCATGCGCAAACATTTCTCGGTATCGTCCGACAAAGCGGCGAACCCGGCAAGCGTCATGGGCGCCACTAAGGTGTTCATGGAGCGTCTTCTCCTTTCCTATGCGGACCGCATCCCGTTCTCGACCGCGCGTTTTGCCAATGTCGCGTTCTCCGACGGCAGCCTTCTTCACGGTTTTCTTGTGCGCCTCCGGAAAATGCAGCCCCTCTCGGCGCCGTTCGATGTAAAACGCTATTTCATTTCCGAGCAGGAAGCCGGTGAGCTGTGCCTCCTCTCCTGCTTTCTGGGGAAGAACCGCGAGATATTCTTCCCGAAATTGAGCGAGCATGATGACATGTACACCTTCTCGCAGATAGCGGCGGAAGTGCTTGCGTTTCACGGGTACACGCCGCTCGCGTGTTCTTCCGAGGTGGAGGCGCGCTCGCGCATGACAGAGCGCTCCCCTTCGGACAAGAGATGGCCCTGCTATTTCTTCGAAAGCGATACGATGGGCGAAAAGCCCTTTGAGGAATTTCACACCGCCGACGACATCATCGACATGGACCGGTTTACGAGTACCGGCATCATCGTACGTGCGGAGCACAGGGACGATGGTGTAAAAAAGGCAATGGACTCTTTCGAACGGATACGAAAGAAAAACTTATGGTCTCTTGACGAGATGATAACTGCGATAAGGATAGCCGTACCGGAACTATCACGCGAAGAGAAGCGTATGAACCTCGATCAGAAGATGTAG
- the hisF gene encoding imidazole glycerol phosphate synthase subunit HisF yields the protein MLAKRVIPCLDIRNGRVVKGVNFVNIQDAGDAVENAIFYDRECADEIIFLDITATHENRKTVDLARRVAESIFIPFTIGGGISTVDDMRGLLVAGADKISINSAAVKNPSLIDEGARAFGSQCIVVACDAKRNGNGGWEVYVSGGRIPTGIDALQWIIEAEKRGAGEILLTSMDADGTKNGYDNELNYAVSSKVKIPVIASGGAGTVEHMVDAVKTGNADAVLAASIFHYRELSVRDVKNALAAAGIPVRLTGGYSNASLSENASGNG from the coding sequence ATGCTTGCCAAGCGTGTCATACCCTGCCTTGACATCAGGAACGGACGCGTCGTAAAAGGCGTCAATTTCGTCAATATCCAGGACGCCGGCGACGCGGTGGAGAACGCCATATTCTACGACCGCGAATGCGCCGATGAGATAATATTCCTTGACATTACCGCCACCCATGAGAACAGAAAGACCGTGGACCTTGCCAGACGCGTGGCCGAATCGATATTCATCCCGTTCACCATCGGCGGCGGCATAAGCACGGTCGATGACATGCGCGGGCTTCTCGTGGCAGGTGCGGACAAGATATCGATAAACTCGGCTGCGGTGAAAAACCCGTCGCTTATCGATGAAGGCGCGCGCGCGTTCGGATCGCAATGCATCGTGGTAGCCTGCGACGCCAAGCGTAACGGCAACGGCGGATGGGAAGTCTATGTATCCGGCGGCCGCATACCGACCGGCATTGATGCGCTCCAATGGATAATCGAGGCGGAAAAGCGCGGCGCGGGCGAGATACTTCTCACGAGCATGGATGCCGACGGCACGAAGAACGGCTATGACAATGAGCTCAATTACGCCGTATCATCGAAGGTGAAAATACCGGTGATAGCCTCGGGCGGCGCCGGCACGGTAGAACACATGGTCGATGCCGTCAAGACAGGGAATGCCGATGCCGTCCTTGCAGCGAGCATTTTCCACTACCGCGAGTTATCGGTCCGCGATGTCAAGAACGCCCTTGCCGCCGCGGGCATACCGGTGCGGCTGACCGGGGGCTACTCGAACGCCTCTCTCAGTGAGAATGCCAGCGGCAACGGGTGA